The Mangrovibacterium diazotrophicum DNA window CAGATTTCCACCATCCAGCGAGCATTGTCGGCACTGGAACACGTGAGTGAGCTGCACGATCAGAAGGTGGAAGAACCGGGCACGGAAATTACATCAGAAGTTCCGGCGCCACTGGCTCTGCAGGAAATTGAATTCGACCGGGTTTTCTTCAGCTATTCAGCCGACGGTCCCGACGTGTTGCAGGACGTTTCCTTCAAACTGAAAAAAGGCGACCGACTGGCACTTGTTGGAACAACCGGCTCGGGCAAGTCGACCATCATCAAGCTACTGGCGAAAACCTACACGGGATACCGCGGCTCCATCAAAGTAAACGGGCGGGAATTGAAAAACATTCCATTGGCACAACTTCGTGAAACCGTTTCGGTGATGCAGCAGGATATTTTCATGTTCAACAATTCAGTGGAATTCAATATTTCGCTGGGCAGAAAAGGCCTCTCCTCAAACGAGGTGGAACAAGCGGCTTCATTTGTGTATGCCGACCGATTCATCCAGAATCTGCCGAACAAATACCAGTTCGTCATTCAGGACAACGGCGACAACCTGTCGAAAGGCCAGGCCCAGCTGATTTCGTTTGCACGCGCTATTTGCGGCAACAGCGAACTCATCATTTTGGATGAAGCAACCAGCGCCGTGGATTCAGTTACGGAGAAATACATTCAGCAGGCAATTGCTAATATCTTCTCCACGAAAACCGTCATTGCTGTGGCGCACCGACTAAGCACGATTAAAAACTCGGATCTGATCCTGGTTTTGGAAGAAGGTCGAATTATTGAGCGCGGCAACCACGAACAACTGATTGAACACGGCGGAAAATACGCCCAACTTCTGCATCATTTTGAAGAAGAAAATGAAGAAGTTCGTCTGAAAGAATAGTCGGTTCAAAGCAAGATCGAAGTCATCGTCTATCCAAATAATCCGGAGACCGGAGCGTTATTCTATTTCGTGATAAACCCCTGTCATCCGTCGACTAAACAAGTCGTGGTCAATTCCGACACGTTTGATATTCGGAATAGTATCCATGTAGCTCAAATCGTGATCGCGGGTTAAAACCAACACATTCTTATGCTGCGCCAAATAAGCTTCAAGCTCCTTTTCCGTCTGAAAAACAGGAATCGGACGCTGTGCATAAAAGGCAAAAGCATTGTCGAAATCCTTGTACGCAACCACATTCGGATGCGCACTAACCAACTCGTGGTACTTCTCGATGGGCGACTGGTGATTGATAATATGGAACGGTCCGCCAAAGAAGATCAAGGTTGAAACCATAAACGTCCCGGCAACCGCCAAGAGTCCCTTTTGCACGGACTGGCGCATGTAGAAAACAGCGAAAACAGCTCCCACCGGGAAAGGCACCAGGCACCAGGCAATCCACCGCACTGTTTCGAGCGGAGGCGTATTTTCGGCGATGAAATAGACGCCCACCGGAATGCCCAAAGCCAAAACGGCAATGATAGAAAATTCGATCAGAAGTTTCCGGTTCGAAAAACGACCTTCAATCAGATTCGAAATAAAATATCCCAATAAAATAGCAAAGAATGGGTAGGCCGGCGACGTATAATTTATGAGCTTGGTGTGCGAAAAAGCATAAAATACGGCCACAACGCCAACCGCCACCAAGGCAAATACCAGCAAACGATCTTCCTTTCGATTCTTCCAAACCGCACGTAGCGCTCTAACAGCAAAAACCGAAAATGGCAGCATACCAGCCAATATAAAAGCCACGGTCAGTATAAACGGGCCACCGTGCCCCTGTAACCCATTATTGAATCGATCCAGGTTGTGTTCCAGAAAAAAGCCCCTGGTCCATTGACCTCCGGTTTGCACATCAACTGCCCAATACCAAGGTAAGCTGAAGAACAGAACGATAAAGGTTCCCCACCAAGGCTTGAGTAGCACAATATTCTTCCAGTTAAATGCTTTGGTTACCAGCAGAAAGATTCCTACGGTCAGCGACGGCAAGAGCAGTCCAACCGGCCCTTTGGCCAAAATACCAAGTCCCAGGAAAACATACATTCCGGCAAACCATTTCCATTTGCGCGAAACCCAGCCTTCGTAAAAAAGATACAGCGATAGTGTGTGACATAAAATGAGGTAGGGATCGGGCGTTGCCAGCCTGAACTGCAAAATGACGTGCAAGGACGACAACAGCACCAGCGATGCCCACAATGCAGCCTTCTCTCCCCAATGGCGGCGGGTAAACCAGAAGGTTGCCAGTACAACCAGTACACCGCACAGCGCTGAGAAAAAACGGGCCGCTGTTTCGTTCACACCAAACATCAAATAAGCGAGGATCATCCCGAAATATTCGAGGGCGGGCTTATCGGTACGTAGCTCGCCATTAAAGGTGGGAACGACCCAATTGTCATTCTCCAGCATTTCCTTGGCACATTCAGCATTGCGGGCCTCCGCCACCTGAAATACGGTTGTTTGTCCCAAAAAAGTGAAGAACAAAACCACACTTAACAAAAGAACCAAGACAAATTTTTTCATCACACAAGCTTTAAATCAATTCATCAAACCGGGCAAAACGCTTTTGCCGATCAGTTCAGACTTCATTCAACAAACAGTGGGGGTGGTTCGATCTGCGAATTTGCATTTTTTATTGCTTAGTCTAACATGATTAATCAATTTTCTTGATCAATAGGGGGTTAATCAATTAACATTTTCCTTCGAAAGCGACAATCAATCCGATATCTATTAAATCTCTACTTAGGATATCCAATGAACTTCTATTTATAAAGTTTTACTGTAATATAACTTTACAACTAAAATTTCGGTCTCCGTTTATCATTAACACATAGTGTCCGGAACTTAGGGATGACAGATTAATGTTGTATTCAGCTGTTGAATTGGCAGATAATATTTTGTTATAAACAACATTCCCCTTCATGTCATATATCTCAACATTGCATTTTTTATTTTGATTGTTGTCCTGAAGTTTTAGATGTAATATTCCATTACTTGGATTAGGATAAACAATAAAAGAACCGTTTGATAAGGTGTTTACATCTGTACTTATATCCGTTGTTGATTCTAAGGCGTAAGTCATAATTAGTCTATCAAATGCACCATGGCTGTCTGTCGCTCTGAATATTATTAATGAATCTGTTGAATAATTATCATTCCGAGACAAAATTCCATCGTCAGTTACTGCTAGCCAATCAGGGCCTTGTTCAATCGAATATGTAATAGAATCTCCATCAGGATCTACTGCCAGCAAGGTATCCCGATAATTTGGATTAGAAAAGTTTTCTAGCTCAGGTCGTTTTACAAATAACGGAGGCTGATTAATCGACTCAGGATGTGAAAATTTAGCGACAGTGCCCACACTCCATACATAGTAATGAGTGGATGATATGTTGTTGGTATAGCCACTAACTAAAGGATTATTATTGGCATCTACTTTAATATCTGTTATTTGTAAATTCGCTGCTAACGTATCATTAATGCATTGATAACTAGTTATTGAATCACCATTGGGAGCAATTTTCATTATTGCATTATTGAAATAATTGTCTGTAAGAAGTAAATTTTGAAGACTATCTTCACAAATTAGAGTCATTTTAACTGGTGGGTACTCTTTTTGATAACAAAACTCTCTTTTATTGTTAAATCTCAAGTAAATGCTGGCATCATCCGATCCACCAAAAACAACAAGGTCTCCGGAGGGCAGATCCATCGAGTATTTACCTTCAGCAATATTGTTATCACTATGCTCCCAAAGAATTTTTCCCGTCGAGTCTATCTCAACAATCTTTATACGATCTCTGTAGCCAGACTCGATTGTGCCTGTTAAGAAGAATGTTCCTTCTTTCGTTTTTCTTACATGATTAATGCTCTCAAACTCCGATATCTCTGTTCGCGATTTAAGTATTCCGTTCTCTGAAATTTCAATAAGATCTCCGTCTTTCGAGATAAAATCGATTTCACCATTATCTTGCTCTATGAAAAACCCCGGTTCATCTCTGTTTAGCTCTTCTTCAAAATTAAACCGCCACAACTCATTTAAATCGGAAGACAATTTTATTATTTGTGATGGCTTGGAATAATAAGGTAAATACAAATAAATGTTGTTCTTAGAATCAATATGAATGTCTCTTACAAGTGTACCTATTTCAGTTTCTATAATATTTTTGGCAAAGAGATCTCCCTCTGGGGAAAACTTATAGACATAGATATCTAAGGATGAAAAGCCTGATAAAAGAATATTACCATCTTTATCAAACAACAACTTCATATATTCAGATCTGTATGATAATTGTTTTGTCGTATCAGTGGAAATTCGTCTGGACCAAGCCAGATTACCTAAAGCATCAATCTTTTGTAGTAATAAATGTTGATTTTCAAAATAGCTAGTTCCTGTACCAATTGGTCCAATTTGGCTATCTCCGCATACATAGCTATTGTTGAAACGATCCGATATAACCTTTTCAAATTGTATATCTGAAGCCCCGGTTCCAGTATTTGTTACGCTCCACTGTTCAGTCCCTTCTTCATTATAACTGGCAACCCATTGCTCGCTATTCGTATCTTCTGGATATTGAGGTGTAACAGTATTTCGAAGCTCTCCTGTAAAAATTAGAGAATTATTCGTTTTATAGATGTTCTCTGGGTGGCATCTGTAGCCGTTAACGCCAATTTCTTTGCGATAGTCAATTTGAGATGTATTTACCAAACGCACAAGGTTTGTTCTGTAAGTTAACGAGTCAAATACATTCTCTGTAAGGTATACCGTATCATTTGAAACATTTAATGATCTAACGAGACCTCCCTGGTTGTCCGTATTATTTAAATAAATAAGGTTTTCATTTGCATTCCTATCGTATTGAAGGATAAACGGCTTCATCGACAAGTCGTCTTCAAGTGTATAATAAACGCCACCGTTTATGTATATATTTCCGCCACACAAAGAAACGTTATGAGGATAAATGTCATCTGTCGGAATACTATTCGGTTCAATATCTGCTATCTGATTCCAGTTATTGTCAAAATAGAATATTTTTAATTTATAGTACTTTTTGCCACCATACCAATACCACAATTTACCTACAATGGCCTTTTCGCCTGTTGGAAAATTAACAAACCAAATTTTTTCATATCTCCTCGCCCCCATACCTACATCTCCTTTGTTACCTAAATGATATTCCCTTTCAATCTCACCAATATCTGAAAAGGTGGCGATCAGGAAGGGGCCAACTTCTATATGCAAAGAAACAAAAGTGATTTTTCCATCAATAAGATCTAATTGGGCATTGCTATAATCAGTATTTTCAGGTAAATCAAAATGTGAAACGAAAATTTGATTACCCGCATTGTCATACTTAACCAAACTATAAGCCGGACTATCAATTGGTGCGTGGGTTAATAACCATGAATTTCCTAGCGAATCAACATAGAAACCACGAAAAATATCGTCTACAGCAAAATCAATCCCCTGACGATAGAAGATATTTTTCCATAAGATATTTCCCTGCCTATCTTGTTTCATTACAGCTACATCTTGTGAAAAATAACCATTATTAAAATTCTCCTCCAAGATAACTGCACTATAAAGGTTTTCGTCTTTATCTAAATAGCTTGAAACAGGAATATCTTGTGAATTAATTCCTCCTCCATCATAATTTAAAATAATTGTATCTGCTTCATCTTTAATTGATGAATACTGCGTTTCCCATAAAATTTTCCCGTTTTCGGATATTTTTGCTGAAATAAAATCGGTATTTGTGAAACTCGCTTCTAATCTCCCGGTAAAAATAATTTCGTTGTTGCCGGTTAAAAATGATTTTAAAAGGTAATCTCTACTCGTGCGTAATCCGTCGTCATAATGATAGTTCCAGAGTAAATCTTTTTGGGCGACAGACGTATTGATAAATACCAAACAAATAATTGAAACAAGAAAAGCGCTGCAAATGGAGGAAATCTTACACATATTTGATAAATATTTGCACGCAATTTAACAAAAATAGAACATCTTAAGAATCCCCCTTGCCCCTCTTTTGCCGCAAGCGAAAGAGATTTAGTACTTATGGGGAAAATCTCTGTCGTTTTATTTTTTTCAAATCCTTGATTGGATCAATGACCAGCAGAAATGGTATAAACATTTCCGCAAATTACGTTGATGTTTTGTCTCGCGCCTTACAAAATTTGCAACATCCAGTTATTTAGTTAGTCTGTTTTTTTTCATCCAGTTATACACCTACAAAAAAACTTTGATCAAGAATTTCCAGAAGGAATATTGGATTCTTTAAGAAAAAAAACTGTTTTATCTGTGATCTACTAAGAAGACAAAATAAAAAGCCCCGCGAGTCATAACTCACAGGGCTTAATTTTCATTTTCGGTGGTGCCACCAGGAATCGAACCGGGGACACATGGATTTTCAGTCCATTGCTCTACCAACTGAGCTATGGCACCGTCGGCGTTGCGTCAAAGCGTATTCTCTTTCGCAATTGCGGTCGCAAATATAGTAGAAAACTTTATAGTTGCGAACAGATTTTCATTTTCCTCAAAAAATATTTTTCAGCCTCCGAAAAGACATAAAAAAAGGAAAGACATTCATCTTTCCTTTTGCAGTGGTGCCACCAGGAATCGAACCGGGGACACATGGATTTTCAGTCCATTGCTCTACCAACTGAGCTATGGCACCGCTGGTGTGCAACTGCTGTGTTTCGCAATTGCGGTTGCAAATATAGGGCAAAATTTCTGACTTCAAAATAAAAAACACCGTCCGGCGACATTTTTTATGATTCTTCTGTTAGAAATCTCTCTTTTTCATGAAATTATCGATTGTATTTATTTCGCGTATTTCTACTTTTGCACTCCAATTAAGCAGAAAGTGAAAATAGATACCAGTATACTATCCAATGGAATCCGCATCATTCACCAACAGGTGGAGTCGCCCGCGGCCCATTTTGGCATTATTCTAAATACCGGCTCCCGCGACGAAGCAATCGGAGAACAGGGCATTGCGCACTTTATTGAGCACGTGATTTTTAAAGGCACAAAAAAGCGCAAAGCCTATCATATCCTCAGTCGGATTGAAGATGTGGGCGGCGAGATTAACGCTTATACCACCAAGGAGGAAACGGCCGTTTACGCCACCTTTTTGAACGAGTACTACAGCCGCAGCATGGAGCTGATCAGCGACATCATTCGGAACAGCACCTTCCCGGCCCGCGAGATTGAGCGCGAAAAGGAAGTGATTATCGAGGAAATCAACTCATACAAAGACAGCCCCTCGGAACTGATTTTTGACGATTTTGACGAATTGTTGTTCGATGGTCACCCGATTGCCCGCAACATACTGGGAACACCCGAGTTGGTGAAATCATTCAAACGCGAAGATATTCTTCGCTTTATTCAGAATAACTACCACACCAGCGAAATGGTGTTGAGCTCAGTGGGAAACATTCCGTTTGAGAAATTCCGCAATCTGGCCGAACGCTACTTTGGCGAAGTTCCGGCTGCGCCACGCCAGCACCAGCGCCAGTTGTTCGAGAATTACGTTCCCGGATTTAAGCAGGTAAAGATGGACACCTACCAAAGCCACTGCGTCATCGGGAATATTGCCTATAACGCGCAGGACGAAAAGCGGATGGGCATGGTGCTGTTGAACTCCATCTTGGGAGGTCAGTCGATGAATTCGCGCCTAAACCTGACCCTGCGCGAACGAAACGGGATGGCCTACAACGTGGAATCGAACTACACGGCTTTTTCAGATACCGGGCAATTCAACGTTTACTTTGGTACCGACCGCGAAAACCTGGAAAAGGCGATTCGTTTGGTGAAAAAAGAATTTAAGCTGATTAAAGAAAAACGCCTCGGCCAACTGCAACTGGCAAAAGCCAAAAAACAATTGATCGGGCAAATTGCGATTTCGAGCGAAAACCGCGACGACCTGATGCTGACACTGGGCAAGAGCCTTCTGCTCTATAATAAAGTGGACGACTTACCCGCGATTTACCGAAAGATTGATGAGATAACCGACATCCAGCTTCTGGAAATTGCTAATGAAGTACTGGAAGAAAGCGCGCTAAGCACCTTAATTTACGAGTAATGGATCGAAATTTCGAACTGGACAAATACATTCTGGAACACAGCACGCCGGAAGACCCGGTTTTGTACGAACTGGATCGGGAAACCAACATCAGCATCCTGCGGCCGCGCATGCTATCGGGGCACATCCAGGGCATGTTGCTGACCATGCTCAGCCAGATGATTCGCCCAAAGCGCATTTTGGAAATCGGCACCTTTACCGGCTACTCGGCTATTTGCCTGGCCAAAGGTTTGGTTGAAGACGGGAAACTGCACACCATCGAGGTGAATGATGAACTGGAATGGATCGCGACCAAGTACATTGAAAAAGCAGGGATGCAGCAAAAAATTCAACAGCACATCGGCGATGCCTGCGAAATCATCCCCTCGCTTGACGAGACTTTCGACTTTGTTTTTCTGGATGGAAACAAACGCGAATACAGCCGCTACTACGACCTGGTTTTCGACAAAGTTCGCCCAGGCGGCTATTTACTAGCCGACAATATCCTTTGGGATGGCAAAGTGGTAGAAGAAGTGGATCCGCGCGACGAACAAACCATCGGCATCCTCGCCTTCAACGACAAAGTAAAGAATGACCCACGGGTAACACAAGTTATCCTTCCGCTGCGGGATGGGCTGATGCTGATCCGGAAACAGTGATCAGTGACCAGTCAAAATGTTCAGTTTTCAGGCCGAAGATCCGGCAATCCGACAATCCAAAAATCCTTTTTATTTCGACAACTCTTTCATCGAGTTAATGAAGTTCTTTTTCGCTTTGGCTGATTTGATGTTGGCACCCGGTCCGGCAATACATCCGCCTTCGCAGGCCATTACTTCATAGAACTGGGCCGACACTTTTCCTTTTTCCATCTGCTTCATCGTACGAATCATCGCTTTGTCGATTCCGTTAATGGTTTCTGCCTTGAAGCTTTCCAATTGCTTTTCGGCAACCACAGCGCCCAAAACACCTCCACTCTGAGCAAAACCACGCGATTCGGCTGTGTATGATTCAACAGCGATACCTTCCATTTTGGCGGGTTGAATATCCATTCCTTCCAGCATCGAATCCAACTCTTCGAAACTCAACACAAAATCAGCACTGTTCTGGTCACGCGCTTCTTTACGCTTTGCCACACAAGGTCCAACAAACACGAGTTTCGCGTTCGGATATTTTGCACGCAGTTCTTCAGCTGTGTAGGCCAAAGGAGATGGCGTGTGCGACACATAAGGCTCCAATCCGGGAACATGTTTCCGTACCGTTTCCACATACGAAGGACAGCAGGAAGTCGTCATAAATGGTTGCCCCTCGGCCAGCTTTTCTTTCAACTCGATGGCCTCGTGACGGGCTGTTTTTTCCGCACCGCGGGCTACCTCAACCACTTCTGAAAAACCAATCTGCTCAATGGCAGCAAAGACCTGCGCTGGTGTTTCGGCGTACTGCGCCAGGATTGATGGTGCCACCATTGCAATCACCTGCTCTTTGCGCTCAATTGCACGCATCACATCAATAACGGCTGAGAGTTCGAAGATGGCTCCAAACGGACAAGCAGTAATACATTTGCCACAATAAACACATTTATCCTCGTCGATTTCCTCCTTGCCGCTCGCATTCTTTTTAATCGCACCAACCGGACAGGCTTCTTCACAGGGAATTGGCATGTAAATAATGGCATGGTAAGGACAAGCTTTTTGACACAAACCGCAGTTAACACAGGCTTCGGGTTTAATTTCTGTTTGACCGGTCGGTGTAAAACGAATCGCGTTTTTCGGACAGTTCATCACGCAGGGACTCGCCACGCAACCACGACATAAATTGGTAACCACATAGTTAGCTTGCACACAACCGGTACAAGCTTCATCAACAACCGTCAAAATATTCTCAGGTTGCTGTTTGCGATCCATCGCCAAAGATGCATATTCGCTCAACTGGTGTAAATCGATGTCGTCATTGGGAACCTCGAAGCCCAAAAGCGGCAACATTTTGTAACGGGTGATCGCCCGTTCCTTGTAAATACAGCAACGACCCCGCGCCTGGCGCTCTTTCGGGTAAAGCTCAACAGCGAGGTTATTAATTTTCGACTCCAGTTCACCAGCTTGAAACATGCGTACCAATCGGGCAATCAGCTCGTGACGGATAATCATTACGTTATTTACATATGCTGCCATTTGTCAAAATTTTGAGGGCACAAAATTAGCCAATTTTGTGTTGAAGAACATATTTGCCTCTAATTTAAAACCATTCTATTCTGCAACCAGAACAGTAGCGTCAGAAACGCCAGTCTACTGACACGCAGCGACAAAAAAAAGAAAAGGGGTAACCCACTGGCTACCCCCTCAGGCTAATTTGTGTTCAGTTAAACGCCCTTAATTTGCTTTAATTCTTTTTGCTTGTCGCTCCATTGTTTACAGGCAGCATACGCAGCTTCGGCAAAAGCCGGGATGTCTTCAAAGTCGGTCAGCAAACGATCTTCAATCAGGTCGTGCAATTCACTGGCTTTTTGCCCCGCTTTGAACTTTAGTTTATTTACTTCTTTCTCCAACGTCGCGATATCTTCTGTACTCATAGGTCCTCCTATTTTTCATCATTACTTATGGTGCGGATTGAACTGATTTTTGACCAGTCGAAGTAGGTATTGCTCACCATTCCTCCGGTAGTCTCCGACACCCACAAAACAGATTCTTCGAGGAAGAAAGTTGCAGCTTCGAAAACAATACCTTCGTTAATCTGGATTTTTACTCCCTTTCGCTGTTTACGCGAAAGACTTCCGTGTAAGGGCATGGTGGCATACTCAATCACCTTTTCCCATGTTTGTTTGATATCCATCGTCAATTCA harbors:
- a CDS encoding ArnT family glycosyltransferase, giving the protein MKKFVLVLLLSVVLFFTFLGQTTVFQVAEARNAECAKEMLENDNWVVPTFNGELRTDKPALEYFGMILAYLMFGVNETAARFFSALCGVLVVLATFWFTRRHWGEKAALWASLVLLSSLHVILQFRLATPDPYLILCHTLSLYLFYEGWVSRKWKWFAGMYVFLGLGILAKGPVGLLLPSLTVGIFLLVTKAFNWKNIVLLKPWWGTFIVLFFSLPWYWAVDVQTGGQWTRGFFLEHNLDRFNNGLQGHGGPFILTVAFILAGMLPFSVFAVRALRAVWKNRKEDRLLVFALVAVGVVAVFYAFSHTKLINYTSPAYPFFAILLGYFISNLIEGRFSNRKLLIEFSIIAVLALGIPVGVYFIAENTPPLETVRWIAWCLVPFPVGAVFAVFYMRQSVQKGLLAVAGTFMVSTLIFFGGPFHIINHQSPIEKYHELVSAHPNVVAYKDFDNAFAFYAQRPIPVFQTEKELEAYLAQHKNVLVLTRDHDLSYMDTIPNIKRVGIDHDLFSRRMTGVYHEIE
- a CDS encoding M16 family metallopeptidase, yielding MKIDTSILSNGIRIIHQQVESPAAHFGIILNTGSRDEAIGEQGIAHFIEHVIFKGTKKRKAYHILSRIEDVGGEINAYTTKEETAVYATFLNEYYSRSMELISDIIRNSTFPAREIEREKEVIIEEINSYKDSPSELIFDDFDELLFDGHPIARNILGTPELVKSFKREDILRFIQNNYHTSEMVLSSVGNIPFEKFRNLAERYFGEVPAAPRQHQRQLFENYVPGFKQVKMDTYQSHCVIGNIAYNAQDEKRMGMVLLNSILGGQSMNSRLNLTLRERNGMAYNVESNYTAFSDTGQFNVYFGTDRENLEKAIRLVKKEFKLIKEKRLGQLQLAKAKKQLIGQIAISSENRDDLMLTLGKSLLLYNKVDDLPAIYRKIDEITDIQLLEIANEVLEESALSTLIYE
- a CDS encoding monomeric [FeFe] hydrogenase, with the protein product MAAYVNNVMIIRHELIARLVRMFQAGELESKINNLAVELYPKERQARGRCCIYKERAITRYKMLPLLGFEVPNDDIDLHQLSEYASLAMDRKQQPENILTVVDEACTGCVQANYVVTNLCRGCVASPCVMNCPKNAIRFTPTGQTEIKPEACVNCGLCQKACPYHAIIYMPIPCEEACPVGAIKKNASGKEEIDEDKCVYCGKCITACPFGAIFELSAVIDVMRAIERKEQVIAMVAPSILAQYAETPAQVFAAIEQIGFSEVVEVARGAEKTARHEAIELKEKLAEGQPFMTTSCCPSYVETVRKHVPGLEPYVSHTPSPLAYTAEELRAKYPNAKLVFVGPCVAKRKEARDQNSADFVLSFEELDSMLEGMDIQPAKMEGIAVESYTAESRGFAQSGGVLGAVVAEKQLESFKAETINGIDKAMIRTMKQMEKGKVSAQFYEVMACEGGCIAGPGANIKSAKAKKNFINSMKELSK
- a CDS encoding O-methyltransferase gives rise to the protein MDRNFELDKYILEHSTPEDPVLYELDRETNISILRPRMLSGHIQGMLLTMLSQMIRPKRILEIGTFTGYSAICLAKGLVEDGKLHTIEVNDELEWIATKYIEKAGMQQKIQQHIGDACEIIPSLDETFDFVFLDGNKREYSRYYDLVFDKVRPGGYLLADNILWDGKVVEEVDPRDEQTIGILAFNDKVKNDPRVTQVILPLRDGLMLIRKQ
- a CDS encoding T9SS type A sorting domain-containing protein, whose product is MCKISSICSAFLVSIICLVFINTSVAQKDLLWNYHYDDGLRTSRDYLLKSFLTGNNEIIFTGRLEASFTNTDFISAKISENGKILWETQYSSIKDEADTIILNYDGGGINSQDIPVSSYLDKDENLYSAVILEENFNNGYFSQDVAVMKQDRQGNILWKNIFYRQGIDFAVDDIFRGFYVDSLGNSWLLTHAPIDSPAYSLVKYDNAGNQIFVSHFDLPENTDYSNAQLDLIDGKITFVSLHIEVGPFLIATFSDIGEIEREYHLGNKGDVGMGARRYEKIWFVNFPTGEKAIVGKLWYWYGGKKYYKLKIFYFDNNWNQIADIEPNSIPTDDIYPHNVSLCGGNIYINGGVYYTLEDDLSMKPFILQYDRNANENLIYLNNTDNQGGLVRSLNVSNDTVYLTENVFDSLTYRTNLVRLVNTSQIDYRKEIGVNGYRCHPENIYKTNNSLIFTGELRNTVTPQYPEDTNSEQWVASYNEEGTEQWSVTNTGTGASDIQFEKVISDRFNNSYVCGDSQIGPIGTGTSYFENQHLLLQKIDALGNLAWSRRISTDTTKQLSYRSEYMKLLFDKDGNILLSGFSSLDIYVYKFSPEGDLFAKNIIETEIGTLVRDIHIDSKNNIYLYLPYYSKPSQIIKLSSDLNELWRFNFEEELNRDEPGFFIEQDNGEIDFISKDGDLIEISENGILKSRTEISEFESINHVRKTKEGTFFLTGTIESGYRDRIKIVEIDSTGKILWEHSDNNIAEGKYSMDLPSGDLVVFGGSDDASIYLRFNNKREFCYQKEYPPVKMTLICEDSLQNLLLTDNYFNNAIMKIAPNGDSITSYQCINDTLAANLQITDIKVDANNNPLVSGYTNNISSTHYYVWSVGTVAKFSHPESINQPPLFVKRPELENFSNPNYRDTLLAVDPDGDSITYSIEQGPDWLAVTDDGILSRNDNYSTDSLIIFRATDSHGAFDRLIMTYALESTTDISTDVNTLSNGSFIVYPNPSNGILHLKLQDNNQNKKCNVEIYDMKGNVVYNKILSANSTAEYNINLSSLSSGHYVLMINGDRNFSCKVILQ
- a CDS encoding CCE_0567 family metalloprotein, whose translation is MSTEDIATLEKEVNKLKFKAGQKASELHDLIEDRLLTDFEDIPAFAEAAYAACKQWSDKQKELKQIKGV